ACCTGCCCAAAGGTGCACGCCATAAGTTCAAGATAGTGAATAACTTGTAAACTTTTGAGAGGATTCAAAAACACGCTCCTTTGGGCCAGGTGCAAGCAGTAGTTAAATTACAAATTACCTATTTTCAGTTATTTACGTTTTATTTTTAATTAATCATCATTTATTGCTTCTTTGAGAAATGTTTCGATCTAATAGTGCGATTAACTCATCTCGTGAATAATTGTGTTGAGGATTATCATTTTCGTCAAGCAATTTATCTATCAGAGCATTAATCACCCTATCGCCTTCCCATTTTGTGCCGACTAAATATCTTAGTTTAGGCCTTTCTGAGAATAATGCATCGTACACGGCGACAGAAACTATTTCGGGCGAGGATGGCTTTCTATTTGTTTCCGATTCTTCCCCGTCGTCAGGCTGGGAAGGCTGGTTAAAGCTTGCCAGGGCCTGTTCTGCTTCTTCTTTAAATGGGGGTGCTGCGCGCTGAAATCGGGCTATTGTGCCTGGCAATGAATTTGAACCTGCATTGGAAACGATTCCACCAGGCTGGACTATACTAACCCAGATTCCATAAGGCTCCAATTCCAGGTTTAGAGAGACCGTGTAAGCCTCCAGAGCGTGTTTGGTCATCGTATATGGACCAAAATACTTATAGGTGATGATTCCACCCTGAGAACCTATATTTACGATTCTCCCTTTTGACTCGATCAGTAACCTGACAAAAGTATTCGTCATCCGGTGAGCGCCAAAAACATTGACATCAAAAATTTCAAACATTTCTTCATCCGTCCAGGTGCTGAACATCCCAAGCTCGCCAATACCTGCATTGTTTACCAGCCCATATAACCCCTTGCCCTCGTTCACGATGAAATTGAACGCATTCTGGATTTGCTGCGGGTTTCTAATATCCAATTTGAGCGGGATAACATTCTCGATCTTCTCTAATTCTGCCAGGTCATTGTCTTTTCGGGCAGTACCATAGACGATATGCCCTCGCGCGGCAATATATTTGGCCAGGTGATTCCCGATACCGCTACTTGCACCTGTTACCAGAATTGGGGATCCTGATTTTATCTTCATCTGAGTAACTTATTGGTAGCCGCAGACTTTAGTCTGCGTTACAGCGCTACAAGAAAGAATGCACCCACATGGGTGGCTACC
This window of the Candidatus Zixiibacteriota bacterium genome carries:
- a CDS encoding SDR family oxidoreductase: MKIKSGSPILVTGASSGIGNHLAKYIAARGHIVYGTARKDNDLAELEKIENVIPLKLDIRNPQQIQNAFNFIVNEGKGLYGLVNNAGIGELGMFSTWTDEEMFEIFDVNVFGAHRMTNTFVRLLIESKGRIVNIGSQGGIITYKYFGPYTMTKHALEAYTVSLNLELEPYGIWVSIVQPGGIVSNAGSNSLPGTIARFQRAAPPFKEEAEQALASFNQPSQPDDGEESETNRKPSSPEIVSVAVYDALFSERPKLRYLVGTKWEGDRVINALIDKLLDENDNPQHNYSRDELIALLDRNISQRSNK